A stretch of the Balearica regulorum gibbericeps isolate bBalReg1 chromosome 23, bBalReg1.pri, whole genome shotgun sequence genome encodes the following:
- the USP28 gene encoding ubiquitin carboxyl-terminal hydrolase 28 isoform X2 translates to MTAELQAPGGGGGGGGGGGGGGAVRPGDCQMLLNQLKEITGIQDSAFLHAALKAANGDLMEAVTFLTEEHAQEPAQDASAAEPSTWEGSAVGKQLPQNVTAALTPNNRDNLRAADAFRPLESPKAQAAERDAAERPQEGHSAENKNRPKRKRCEVWGENPKQNDWRRVGDWPVGMKNIGNTCWFSAVIQSLFQLPEFRRLVLGYSLPQNVLESCRSRTGKRNVAFMQELQCLFALMLGTRRKFVDPSAAVELLRDAFRSAEEQQQDVSEFTHKLLDWLEDAFQLAVNVKSPGDKSENPMVQLFYGTFLTEGVHEGNTFSKIETFGQYPLQVNGYRNLNECLEGAMVEGEMDEATASQSVKYGQERWFTKLPPVLTFELSRFEFNQSLGQPEKIHTKLEFPQTIYMDRYLYCSKELIQMKREEMKRLKEKMGILQQKLESYMKYGSGPARFPLPDMLQYVLEFIATKPAVAVSSAQGSQTTLLQSQAEPHVLDVLSEPTGVLERKDTRTDDAAFFLANPSLQQQSSTPLQPSGSPAEASERPAPRVVSTEELNLVRACLQRWRNEIEQDVQDLKESITRISLSIEQMYCDPLLQQVPYRLHAVLVHEGQANAGHYWAYIYDQPRKSWLKYNDISVTESSWEELERDSFGGLKNASAYCLMYISDKVSRLVADEDDGSEVGQFQKEVEALPPELRHYVQEDNWRLEQEAEEWEEEQSCKIPQMEPSPASESQDLSSESGPDPSLVCEQSVRSLSSEHAMIAKEQTAKAIANTADAYEKNGVEAALCEPKQVESRKAQPGETALTVQAEPPPQDTKETESAAQSSSQVSEVEIPSVGKIPVRSDADGYNEEVMLSPAMQGVILAIAKARQTFDRDGSEAGLVKAFHEEYSRLYLLAKETPTPQNDARLQHVLIYFLQNNAPQQVVERTLLEQFADKNLSYDERSISIMKVARAKLREIGPDDVDMEEYKRWHEDYSLFRKVSVYLLTGLELYQNRKYQESLTYLVYAYQSNTKLLLKGANRGVDESLIALYRRECLLKLNEVAASLFVSRDEARVAEGVSILNELIIPCMHLMNSFEISKEDLDAIEVMRNRWCSYLGREDMDAKLQMKLGELLPRLLDCSTEVIVLKEPPKIRPNSPYDLCSRFAAVMESIHGASTVTVK, encoded by the exons ATGACGGCCGAGCTGCAggccccgggcggcggcggcggtggtggtggtggtggcggcggtGGTGGTGCGGTGAGACCGGGG GATTGCCAGATGCTTTTAAACCAGCTGAAAGAGATCACAGGAATTCAAGATTCGGCTTTTCTTCACGCGGCTCTAAAG GCTGCTAATGGAGACCTAATGGAAGCGGTCACCTTCCTGACGGAGGAGCATGCTCAGGAGCCGGCTCAGGACGCATCTGCTGCAGAGCCATCCACTTGGGAAGGGAGCGCCGTGGGCAAACAGCTCCCACAAA ACGTTACTGCTGCCCTTACCCCTAACAACAGAGACAACCTCCGCGCAGCCGATGCCTTCAGACCGCTGGAATCGCCAAAAGCTCAGGCTGCAGAAAGAGATGCTGCTGAAAG ACCGCAGGAAGGGcattctgctgaaaacaaaaatcgCCCCAAAAGGAAACGCTGTGAAGTCTGGGGAGAAAACCCCAAGCAGAACGACTGGAGAAGAGTGGGCGACTGGCCCGTCggaatgaaaaatattggaaatacGTGTTGGTTTAGCGCCGTCATCCAG TCTCTGTTCCAGTTGCCAGAATTTCGGAGGCTGGTCCTTGGGTACTCCCTCCCACAAAACGTGCTGGAAAGTTGTCGTAGTCGCACT ggaaaaagaaatgttgcgTTCATGCAAGAACTTCAGTGTCTGTTTGCGTTAATGCTGGGGACGCGTCGTAAGTTTGTAGACCCTTCTGCAGCGGTGGAACTCTTGAGGGATGCGTTTAGATCGGCTGAAGAACAGCAG CAAGACGTGAGTGAATTTACGCACAAACTGCTGGACTGGCTGGAGGATGCGTTCCAGCTTGCTGTGAACGTCAA GAGCCCCGGGGACAAATCCGAAAACCCAATGGTACAGCTTTTCTACGGGACTTTCTTGACCGAGGGTGTCCATGAGG GCAATACTTTTTCCAAGATCGAAACCTTTGGTCAGTATCCCCTTCAGGTAAATGGTTATCGAAACTTGAACGAGTGCTTGGAAGGAGCCATGGTGGAGGGAGAGATGGATGAGGCGACAGCATCTCAGTCAGTGAAGTACGGACAGGAG CGCTGGTTTACAAAACTCCCACCGGTGCTGACCTTTGAACTCTCCCGATTTGAGTTCAATCAGTCACTAGGACAGCCAGAGAAAATTCACACCAAGCTGGAATTTCCCCAGACTATTTATATGGACAG GTACCTCTACTGTAGCAAAGAGCTTATTCAgatgaagagagaagaaatgaagaggctgaaggagaaaatggggattctgcagcagaagctggaaag ctacATGAAATACGGCTCTGGCCCAGCCCGCTTTCCGCTGCCCGACATGCTCCAGTATGTTCTCGAATTCATCGCCACAAAGCCAGCTGTAGCTGTGTCTTCCGCTCAGGGCTCTCAGACGACGCTCCTGCAGTCCCAAGCCGAGCCCCACGTTTTGGACGTGCTTTCAGAGCCGACTGG CGTGCTAGAAAGGAAGGATACCAGGACTGACGATGCGGCTTTCTTCTTGGCAAATCCCTCGCTCCAGCAGCAGTCGAGTACGCCGCTCCAGCCTTCGGGTTCGCCCGCAGAAGCGTCTGAACGTCCAGCTCCTCGTGTGGTTTCCACGGAAGAGCTGAACCTTGTTCGGGCGTGTCTCCAGCGATGGAGGAACGAGATTGAACAAGATGTGCAAG ATCTGAAGGAGTCTATTACCAGAATCAGCCTGTCCATTGAACAAATGTACTGCGACCCTCTCCTCCAACAG GTTCCCTATCGTTTGCATGCAGTCTTGGTACACGAAGGGCAAGCAAATGCTGGTCACTACTGGGCCTACATATACGACCAGCCTCGAAAAAGTTGGCTGAAATACAATGACATCTCAGTGACGGAATCATCGTGGGAGGAGTTGGAGAGAGATTCATTCGGAGGCTTGAAGAATGCCAGTGCCTACTGCCTGATGTACATAAGCGATAAGGTGTCCCGCCTCGTTGCAG ACGAGGATGATGGCTCCGAGGTTGGACAGTTTCAGAAGGAAGTCGAAGCCCTGCCCCCGGAGCTGCGACACTATGTCCAGGAGGACAACTGGCGACTGGAGCAGGAGGCGgaggagtgggaggaggagCAGTCTTGCAAGATTCCTCAGATGGAGCCTTCGCCTGCTTCCGAATCGCAGGACCTCTCTTCCGAGTCAGGACCAG ATCCGTCTTTGGTCTGCGAGCAGAGCGTGCGCTCTCTGTCCTCTGAACATGCCATGATTGCCAAGGAGCAGACTGCCAAGGCCATTGCGAACACCGCCGACGCCTATGAAAAGAACGGCGTTGAGGCGGCTCTCTGCGAG CCCAAGCAGGTAGAATCAAGGAAGGCCCAACCAGGAGAGACAGCCCTTACAGTTCAGGCAGAACCACCACCGCAGGACACTAAGGAAACAGAGTCTGCTGCCCAAAGTAGCTCACAGGTCTCTGAAGTGGAAATCCCCAGTGTGGGGAAGATTCCCGTTAGATCCGATGCAGACGGATATAATGAGGAG GTGATGCTGAGTCCAGCCATGCAAGGTGTCATCCTGGCTATTGCAAAAGCCCGCCAGACCTTTGATCGAGATGGGTCTGAAGCAGGGCTTGTGAAG GCGTTCCACGAGGAGTACTCTAGGCTCTACCTGCTTGCCAAAGAGACCCCGACCCCTCAGAATGACGCCCGGTTGCAACACGTGCTCATTTACTTCCTGCAAAACAACGCTCCCCAGCAGGTGGTGGAACGGACCCTTCTCGAGCAGTTTGCGGACAAAAACCTCAGCTACGATGAAAG GTCGATTAGCATTATGAAGGTAGCACGAGCAAAGCTGAGAGAAATCGGACCCGACGACGTCGATATGGAGGAGTACAAG AGATGGCACGAAGACTACAGCCTTTTTCGCAAGGTGTCGGTTTACCTGCTGACAGGGTTGGAGCTCTACCAGAATAGAAA GTACCAGGAGTCGCTCACCTACCTGGTCTACGCCTACCAAAGCAACaccaagctgctgctgaaaggagcCAACAGAGGAGTGGACGAGTCGCTGATTGCCTTGTACAGAAGGGAGTGTCTCCTG aaGCTGAACGAGGTGGCAGCATCTCTGTTCGTAAGTCGTGACGAAGCTCGCGTGGCAGAGGGCGTGAGCATCCTGAACGAGCTGATCATCCCCTGCATGCACCTCATGAACAGCTTCGAGATCTCCAAAGAGGACCTGGATGCCATCGAGGTGATGAGAAACCGCTGGTGCTCCTATTTGGGACGAGAAGATATGGACG CAAAGCTGCAGATGAAGCTGGGCGAATTGCTGCCCCGGCTCCTCGACTGCTCCACCGAGGTCATCGTTCTGAAAGAGCCCCCGAAGATCCGGCCCAACTCCCCCTACGACCTCTGCAGCCGGTTCGCGGCCGTGATGGAGTCCATTCACGGGGCCTCGACCGTGACCGTGAAATAG
- the USP28 gene encoding ubiquitin carboxyl-terminal hydrolase 28 isoform X4, which produces MTAELQAPGGGGGGGGGGGGGGAMLLNQLKEITGIQDSAFLHAALKAANGDLMEAVTFLTEEHAQEPAQDASAAEPSTWEGSAVGKQLPQNVTAALTPNNRDNLRAADAFRPLESPKAQAAERDAAERPQEGHSAENKNRPKRKRCEVWGENPKQNDWRRVGDWPVGMKNIGNTCWFSAVIQSLFQLPEFRRLVLGYSLPQNVLESCRSRTGKRNVAFMQELQCLFALMLGTRRKFVDPSAAVELLRDAFRSAEEQQQDVSEFTHKLLDWLEDAFQLAVNVKSPGDKSENPMVQLFYGTFLTEGVHEGNTFSKIETFGQYPLQVNGYRNLNECLEGAMVEGEMDEATASQSVKYGQERWFTKLPPVLTFELSRFEFNQSLGQPEKIHTKLEFPQTIYMDRYLYCSKELIQMKREEMKRLKEKMGILQQKLESYMKYGSGPARFPLPDMLQYVLEFIATKPAVAVSSAQGSQTTLLQSQAEPHVLDVLSEPTGVLERKDTRTDDAAFFLANPSLQQQSSTPLQPSGSPAEASERPAPRVVSTEELNLVRACLQRWRNEIEQDVQDLKESITRISLSIEQMYCDPLLQQVPYRLHAVLVHEGQANAGHYWAYIYDQPRKSWLKYNDISVTESSWEELERDSFGGLKNASAYCLMYISDKVSRLVADEDDGSEVGQFQKEVEALPPELRHYVQEDNWRLEQEAEEWEEEQSCKIPQMEPSPASESQDLSSESGPDPSLVCEQSVRSLSSEHAMIAKEQTAKAIANTADAYEKNGVEAALCEPKQVESRKAQPGETALTVQAEPPPQDTKETESAAQSSSQVSEVEIPSVGKIPVRSDADGYNEEVMLSPAMQGVILAIAKARQTFDRDGSEAGLVKAFHEEYSRLYLLAKETPTPQNDARLQHVLIYFLQNNAPQQVVERTLLEQFADKNLSYDERSISIMKVARAKLREIGPDDVDMEEYKRWHEDYSLFRKVSVYLLTGLELYQNRKYQESLTYLVYAYQSNTKLLLKGANRGVDESLIALYRRECLLKLNEVAASLFVSRDEARVAEGVSILNELIIPCMHLMNSFEISKEDLDAIEVMRNRWCSYLGREDMDAKLQMKLGELLPRLLDCSTEVIVLKEPPKIRPNSPYDLCSRFAAVMESIHGASTVTVK; this is translated from the exons ATGACGGCCGAGCTGCAggccccgggcggcggcggcggtggtggtggtggtggcggcggtGGTGGTGCG ATGCTTTTAAACCAGCTGAAAGAGATCACAGGAATTCAAGATTCGGCTTTTCTTCACGCGGCTCTAAAG GCTGCTAATGGAGACCTAATGGAAGCGGTCACCTTCCTGACGGAGGAGCATGCTCAGGAGCCGGCTCAGGACGCATCTGCTGCAGAGCCATCCACTTGGGAAGGGAGCGCCGTGGGCAAACAGCTCCCACAAA ACGTTACTGCTGCCCTTACCCCTAACAACAGAGACAACCTCCGCGCAGCCGATGCCTTCAGACCGCTGGAATCGCCAAAAGCTCAGGCTGCAGAAAGAGATGCTGCTGAAAG ACCGCAGGAAGGGcattctgctgaaaacaaaaatcgCCCCAAAAGGAAACGCTGTGAAGTCTGGGGAGAAAACCCCAAGCAGAACGACTGGAGAAGAGTGGGCGACTGGCCCGTCggaatgaaaaatattggaaatacGTGTTGGTTTAGCGCCGTCATCCAG TCTCTGTTCCAGTTGCCAGAATTTCGGAGGCTGGTCCTTGGGTACTCCCTCCCACAAAACGTGCTGGAAAGTTGTCGTAGTCGCACT ggaaaaagaaatgttgcgTTCATGCAAGAACTTCAGTGTCTGTTTGCGTTAATGCTGGGGACGCGTCGTAAGTTTGTAGACCCTTCTGCAGCGGTGGAACTCTTGAGGGATGCGTTTAGATCGGCTGAAGAACAGCAG CAAGACGTGAGTGAATTTACGCACAAACTGCTGGACTGGCTGGAGGATGCGTTCCAGCTTGCTGTGAACGTCAA GAGCCCCGGGGACAAATCCGAAAACCCAATGGTACAGCTTTTCTACGGGACTTTCTTGACCGAGGGTGTCCATGAGG GCAATACTTTTTCCAAGATCGAAACCTTTGGTCAGTATCCCCTTCAGGTAAATGGTTATCGAAACTTGAACGAGTGCTTGGAAGGAGCCATGGTGGAGGGAGAGATGGATGAGGCGACAGCATCTCAGTCAGTGAAGTACGGACAGGAG CGCTGGTTTACAAAACTCCCACCGGTGCTGACCTTTGAACTCTCCCGATTTGAGTTCAATCAGTCACTAGGACAGCCAGAGAAAATTCACACCAAGCTGGAATTTCCCCAGACTATTTATATGGACAG GTACCTCTACTGTAGCAAAGAGCTTATTCAgatgaagagagaagaaatgaagaggctgaaggagaaaatggggattctgcagcagaagctggaaag ctacATGAAATACGGCTCTGGCCCAGCCCGCTTTCCGCTGCCCGACATGCTCCAGTATGTTCTCGAATTCATCGCCACAAAGCCAGCTGTAGCTGTGTCTTCCGCTCAGGGCTCTCAGACGACGCTCCTGCAGTCCCAAGCCGAGCCCCACGTTTTGGACGTGCTTTCAGAGCCGACTGG CGTGCTAGAAAGGAAGGATACCAGGACTGACGATGCGGCTTTCTTCTTGGCAAATCCCTCGCTCCAGCAGCAGTCGAGTACGCCGCTCCAGCCTTCGGGTTCGCCCGCAGAAGCGTCTGAACGTCCAGCTCCTCGTGTGGTTTCCACGGAAGAGCTGAACCTTGTTCGGGCGTGTCTCCAGCGATGGAGGAACGAGATTGAACAAGATGTGCAAG ATCTGAAGGAGTCTATTACCAGAATCAGCCTGTCCATTGAACAAATGTACTGCGACCCTCTCCTCCAACAG GTTCCCTATCGTTTGCATGCAGTCTTGGTACACGAAGGGCAAGCAAATGCTGGTCACTACTGGGCCTACATATACGACCAGCCTCGAAAAAGTTGGCTGAAATACAATGACATCTCAGTGACGGAATCATCGTGGGAGGAGTTGGAGAGAGATTCATTCGGAGGCTTGAAGAATGCCAGTGCCTACTGCCTGATGTACATAAGCGATAAGGTGTCCCGCCTCGTTGCAG ACGAGGATGATGGCTCCGAGGTTGGACAGTTTCAGAAGGAAGTCGAAGCCCTGCCCCCGGAGCTGCGACACTATGTCCAGGAGGACAACTGGCGACTGGAGCAGGAGGCGgaggagtgggaggaggagCAGTCTTGCAAGATTCCTCAGATGGAGCCTTCGCCTGCTTCCGAATCGCAGGACCTCTCTTCCGAGTCAGGACCAG ATCCGTCTTTGGTCTGCGAGCAGAGCGTGCGCTCTCTGTCCTCTGAACATGCCATGATTGCCAAGGAGCAGACTGCCAAGGCCATTGCGAACACCGCCGACGCCTATGAAAAGAACGGCGTTGAGGCGGCTCTCTGCGAG CCCAAGCAGGTAGAATCAAGGAAGGCCCAACCAGGAGAGACAGCCCTTACAGTTCAGGCAGAACCACCACCGCAGGACACTAAGGAAACAGAGTCTGCTGCCCAAAGTAGCTCACAGGTCTCTGAAGTGGAAATCCCCAGTGTGGGGAAGATTCCCGTTAGATCCGATGCAGACGGATATAATGAGGAG GTGATGCTGAGTCCAGCCATGCAAGGTGTCATCCTGGCTATTGCAAAAGCCCGCCAGACCTTTGATCGAGATGGGTCTGAAGCAGGGCTTGTGAAG GCGTTCCACGAGGAGTACTCTAGGCTCTACCTGCTTGCCAAAGAGACCCCGACCCCTCAGAATGACGCCCGGTTGCAACACGTGCTCATTTACTTCCTGCAAAACAACGCTCCCCAGCAGGTGGTGGAACGGACCCTTCTCGAGCAGTTTGCGGACAAAAACCTCAGCTACGATGAAAG GTCGATTAGCATTATGAAGGTAGCACGAGCAAAGCTGAGAGAAATCGGACCCGACGACGTCGATATGGAGGAGTACAAG AGATGGCACGAAGACTACAGCCTTTTTCGCAAGGTGTCGGTTTACCTGCTGACAGGGTTGGAGCTCTACCAGAATAGAAA GTACCAGGAGTCGCTCACCTACCTGGTCTACGCCTACCAAAGCAACaccaagctgctgctgaaaggagcCAACAGAGGAGTGGACGAGTCGCTGATTGCCTTGTACAGAAGGGAGTGTCTCCTG aaGCTGAACGAGGTGGCAGCATCTCTGTTCGTAAGTCGTGACGAAGCTCGCGTGGCAGAGGGCGTGAGCATCCTGAACGAGCTGATCATCCCCTGCATGCACCTCATGAACAGCTTCGAGATCTCCAAAGAGGACCTGGATGCCATCGAGGTGATGAGAAACCGCTGGTGCTCCTATTTGGGACGAGAAGATATGGACG CAAAGCTGCAGATGAAGCTGGGCGAATTGCTGCCCCGGCTCCTCGACTGCTCCACCGAGGTCATCGTTCTGAAAGAGCCCCCGAAGATCCGGCCCAACTCCCCCTACGACCTCTGCAGCCGGTTCGCGGCCGTGATGGAGTCCATTCACGGGGCCTCGACCGTGACCGTGAAATAG
- the USP28 gene encoding ubiquitin carboxyl-terminal hydrolase 28 isoform X3 — MTAELQAPGGGGGGGGGGGGGGADCQMLLNQLKEITGIQDSAFLHAALKAANGDLMEAVTFLTEEHAQEPAQDASAAEPSTWEGSAVGKQLPQNVTAALTPNNRDNLRAADAFRPLESPKAQAAERDAAERPQEGHSAENKNRPKRKRCEVWGENPKQNDWRRVGDWPVGMKNIGNTCWFSAVIQSLFQLPEFRRLVLGYSLPQNVLESCRSRTGKRNVAFMQELQCLFALMLGTRRKFVDPSAAVELLRDAFRSAEEQQQDVSEFTHKLLDWLEDAFQLAVNVKSPGDKSENPMVQLFYGTFLTEGVHEGNTFSKIETFGQYPLQVNGYRNLNECLEGAMVEGEMDEATASQSVKYGQERWFTKLPPVLTFELSRFEFNQSLGQPEKIHTKLEFPQTIYMDRYLYCSKELIQMKREEMKRLKEKMGILQQKLESYMKYGSGPARFPLPDMLQYVLEFIATKPAVAVSSAQGSQTTLLQSQAEPHVLDVLSEPTGVLERKDTRTDDAAFFLANPSLQQQSSTPLQPSGSPAEASERPAPRVVSTEELNLVRACLQRWRNEIEQDVQDLKESITRISLSIEQMYCDPLLQQVPYRLHAVLVHEGQANAGHYWAYIYDQPRKSWLKYNDISVTESSWEELERDSFGGLKNASAYCLMYISDKVSRLVADEDDGSEVGQFQKEVEALPPELRHYVQEDNWRLEQEAEEWEEEQSCKIPQMEPSPASESQDLSSESGPDPSLVCEQSVRSLSSEHAMIAKEQTAKAIANTADAYEKNGVEAALCEPKQVESRKAQPGETALTVQAEPPPQDTKETESAAQSSSQVSEVEIPSVGKIPVRSDADGYNEEVMLSPAMQGVILAIAKARQTFDRDGSEAGLVKAFHEEYSRLYLLAKETPTPQNDARLQHVLIYFLQNNAPQQVVERTLLEQFADKNLSYDERSISIMKVARAKLREIGPDDVDMEEYKRWHEDYSLFRKVSVYLLTGLELYQNRKYQESLTYLVYAYQSNTKLLLKGANRGVDESLIALYRRECLLKLNEVAASLFVSRDEARVAEGVSILNELIIPCMHLMNSFEISKEDLDAIEVMRNRWCSYLGREDMDAKLQMKLGELLPRLLDCSTEVIVLKEPPKIRPNSPYDLCSRFAAVMESIHGASTVTVK, encoded by the exons ATGACGGCCGAGCTGCAggccccgggcggcggcggcggtggtggtggtggtggcggcggtGGTGGTGCG GATTGCCAGATGCTTTTAAACCAGCTGAAAGAGATCACAGGAATTCAAGATTCGGCTTTTCTTCACGCGGCTCTAAAG GCTGCTAATGGAGACCTAATGGAAGCGGTCACCTTCCTGACGGAGGAGCATGCTCAGGAGCCGGCTCAGGACGCATCTGCTGCAGAGCCATCCACTTGGGAAGGGAGCGCCGTGGGCAAACAGCTCCCACAAA ACGTTACTGCTGCCCTTACCCCTAACAACAGAGACAACCTCCGCGCAGCCGATGCCTTCAGACCGCTGGAATCGCCAAAAGCTCAGGCTGCAGAAAGAGATGCTGCTGAAAG ACCGCAGGAAGGGcattctgctgaaaacaaaaatcgCCCCAAAAGGAAACGCTGTGAAGTCTGGGGAGAAAACCCCAAGCAGAACGACTGGAGAAGAGTGGGCGACTGGCCCGTCggaatgaaaaatattggaaatacGTGTTGGTTTAGCGCCGTCATCCAG TCTCTGTTCCAGTTGCCAGAATTTCGGAGGCTGGTCCTTGGGTACTCCCTCCCACAAAACGTGCTGGAAAGTTGTCGTAGTCGCACT ggaaaaagaaatgttgcgTTCATGCAAGAACTTCAGTGTCTGTTTGCGTTAATGCTGGGGACGCGTCGTAAGTTTGTAGACCCTTCTGCAGCGGTGGAACTCTTGAGGGATGCGTTTAGATCGGCTGAAGAACAGCAG CAAGACGTGAGTGAATTTACGCACAAACTGCTGGACTGGCTGGAGGATGCGTTCCAGCTTGCTGTGAACGTCAA GAGCCCCGGGGACAAATCCGAAAACCCAATGGTACAGCTTTTCTACGGGACTTTCTTGACCGAGGGTGTCCATGAGG GCAATACTTTTTCCAAGATCGAAACCTTTGGTCAGTATCCCCTTCAGGTAAATGGTTATCGAAACTTGAACGAGTGCTTGGAAGGAGCCATGGTGGAGGGAGAGATGGATGAGGCGACAGCATCTCAGTCAGTGAAGTACGGACAGGAG CGCTGGTTTACAAAACTCCCACCGGTGCTGACCTTTGAACTCTCCCGATTTGAGTTCAATCAGTCACTAGGACAGCCAGAGAAAATTCACACCAAGCTGGAATTTCCCCAGACTATTTATATGGACAG GTACCTCTACTGTAGCAAAGAGCTTATTCAgatgaagagagaagaaatgaagaggctgaaggagaaaatggggattctgcagcagaagctggaaag ctacATGAAATACGGCTCTGGCCCAGCCCGCTTTCCGCTGCCCGACATGCTCCAGTATGTTCTCGAATTCATCGCCACAAAGCCAGCTGTAGCTGTGTCTTCCGCTCAGGGCTCTCAGACGACGCTCCTGCAGTCCCAAGCCGAGCCCCACGTTTTGGACGTGCTTTCAGAGCCGACTGG CGTGCTAGAAAGGAAGGATACCAGGACTGACGATGCGGCTTTCTTCTTGGCAAATCCCTCGCTCCAGCAGCAGTCGAGTACGCCGCTCCAGCCTTCGGGTTCGCCCGCAGAAGCGTCTGAACGTCCAGCTCCTCGTGTGGTTTCCACGGAAGAGCTGAACCTTGTTCGGGCGTGTCTCCAGCGATGGAGGAACGAGATTGAACAAGATGTGCAAG ATCTGAAGGAGTCTATTACCAGAATCAGCCTGTCCATTGAACAAATGTACTGCGACCCTCTCCTCCAACAG GTTCCCTATCGTTTGCATGCAGTCTTGGTACACGAAGGGCAAGCAAATGCTGGTCACTACTGGGCCTACATATACGACCAGCCTCGAAAAAGTTGGCTGAAATACAATGACATCTCAGTGACGGAATCATCGTGGGAGGAGTTGGAGAGAGATTCATTCGGAGGCTTGAAGAATGCCAGTGCCTACTGCCTGATGTACATAAGCGATAAGGTGTCCCGCCTCGTTGCAG ACGAGGATGATGGCTCCGAGGTTGGACAGTTTCAGAAGGAAGTCGAAGCCCTGCCCCCGGAGCTGCGACACTATGTCCAGGAGGACAACTGGCGACTGGAGCAGGAGGCGgaggagtgggaggaggagCAGTCTTGCAAGATTCCTCAGATGGAGCCTTCGCCTGCTTCCGAATCGCAGGACCTCTCTTCCGAGTCAGGACCAG ATCCGTCTTTGGTCTGCGAGCAGAGCGTGCGCTCTCTGTCCTCTGAACATGCCATGATTGCCAAGGAGCAGACTGCCAAGGCCATTGCGAACACCGCCGACGCCTATGAAAAGAACGGCGTTGAGGCGGCTCTCTGCGAG CCCAAGCAGGTAGAATCAAGGAAGGCCCAACCAGGAGAGACAGCCCTTACAGTTCAGGCAGAACCACCACCGCAGGACACTAAGGAAACAGAGTCTGCTGCCCAAAGTAGCTCACAGGTCTCTGAAGTGGAAATCCCCAGTGTGGGGAAGATTCCCGTTAGATCCGATGCAGACGGATATAATGAGGAG GTGATGCTGAGTCCAGCCATGCAAGGTGTCATCCTGGCTATTGCAAAAGCCCGCCAGACCTTTGATCGAGATGGGTCTGAAGCAGGGCTTGTGAAG GCGTTCCACGAGGAGTACTCTAGGCTCTACCTGCTTGCCAAAGAGACCCCGACCCCTCAGAATGACGCCCGGTTGCAACACGTGCTCATTTACTTCCTGCAAAACAACGCTCCCCAGCAGGTGGTGGAACGGACCCTTCTCGAGCAGTTTGCGGACAAAAACCTCAGCTACGATGAAAG GTCGATTAGCATTATGAAGGTAGCACGAGCAAAGCTGAGAGAAATCGGACCCGACGACGTCGATATGGAGGAGTACAAG AGATGGCACGAAGACTACAGCCTTTTTCGCAAGGTGTCGGTTTACCTGCTGACAGGGTTGGAGCTCTACCAGAATAGAAA GTACCAGGAGTCGCTCACCTACCTGGTCTACGCCTACCAAAGCAACaccaagctgctgctgaaaggagcCAACAGAGGAGTGGACGAGTCGCTGATTGCCTTGTACAGAAGGGAGTGTCTCCTG aaGCTGAACGAGGTGGCAGCATCTCTGTTCGTAAGTCGTGACGAAGCTCGCGTGGCAGAGGGCGTGAGCATCCTGAACGAGCTGATCATCCCCTGCATGCACCTCATGAACAGCTTCGAGATCTCCAAAGAGGACCTGGATGCCATCGAGGTGATGAGAAACCGCTGGTGCTCCTATTTGGGACGAGAAGATATGGACG CAAAGCTGCAGATGAAGCTGGGCGAATTGCTGCCCCGGCTCCTCGACTGCTCCACCGAGGTCATCGTTCTGAAAGAGCCCCCGAAGATCCGGCCCAACTCCCCCTACGACCTCTGCAGCCGGTTCGCGGCCGTGATGGAGTCCATTCACGGGGCCTCGACCGTGACCGTGAAATAG